TgacctctcctccagcccctcagTCCTGCCCCCCTGCCACAGCCACCCCTTGCCTCCAAAATGCAAGTCTTTACCATGCTGCTTGCTGCCTAGAGCCCTCCTGGGCTCCCCAGCACCCACACGATCAAGCCATAGCCCTGCTTGTGGAAACGTTGCAGCCTGGGCCGCGCTTGGGCCGGCCTCTCTGCCACGACTCCGCCCAGGCTCACCTCATCTGGGGTCCCCCACCTTCCAGAGTGCCTCCTCCCGGCTCAACGCCAGCTCCAGATCAGGCCCCTCAGATCCTCTGGGACCCCAGCGCCGAGGAGGACGCCTGCAGGTCACCGAGCCCTGCCCCTCAGACCAAGACACTCAGCCGCTTGGCATCTTATGTTCGACGCGGGGGCTCCGTGTGCCGGAGGTCAGCTCCAGCCCCCCCGCCCCTAGGCCAGGGAGACACCGCGACAAagccctgggcctgggccccaCACCGAGTGGTTCCTGCACTGGGCTGAGGAGCAGAGCTCCCCCCTCTGGGGACGGCTGCCAGCGGCCAGTGCTCAGCGCTGGGGACGGGGTGTCACTGCCAGGACCGTCCTCCTGCTCCCAGACTTCACCAGGGTCAGGGACCCTGACAGCATtcctggggcaggggcgggaTGGGCCTCACCCCAACATCCCATCCTGGGAGGACAGCCCCAGCTGCGGGCCTCGTGGGGAACATGGTGGGGACACCCGGGCTCCGGGCCACACGGCTTCCGCTCCCCAGCAAGGCCggacccctgccccccccccccaccccagcctcattCCTGAGGCGCCGTCTGCCAGCAGATCTGtgactcacccccacccccagcgcccGGTGCTTAATCCCACAGGAAGTAGAGGTATCTGTCGGCAGCAGCTGCTAGGGCCGCAGGGTGGGGGCGCCGCGTGCTCCAGAACTGCCCCCCAGAGCCCCGGGTTCCGGCCTGGATCGCGACCTGAGGTGCGTGccgccccacctccccccaactcTATGTTGGAAAACAAAGAGGAGCCGCACACCCGTGAGGACGGGGCGCTCGCTGCCCCCCCGGCGCGTCGCACCCCTGGGGGTGGTGCTGACCACAagatgcccccccaccccggcctggcAGGCCCGCGGGCCCAACCCCACTCACTTGTAGGTGGCGACCCGGCGCAGGTCGGAGGGAGCCAGCCGGTAGCCGCACTCCTCCCAAGCCTCCGCACAGGCCACGTCCTCCAGCGAGAGCCCGGGCTGGTCCACGAGGCCAGCGCACAGCTCGTAGGTCACCCCCGCCGAGCCAGGCAGCTCCACCTGCAGCGCCCGGGGTCCGTCCTGGGCCACGGCCGCCAGGGACCCGGGGAAGAGGCGCTCCACCTCGCCCACATACAcagctgggggccgggggggcaTTGACCACGGTCACAGCTGTGCTGTCGAGGCCTCCACGTGCCCCGCTCCAGGCCAGACCCCCTCACGGGGCGTTAGTTCCCCCTggagcaccccccgccccccgccccatgtCTGCGTTCGGACCCGATGGCCCTCAGGGGCCTGAACGTGCCCCctgcagccctcccctccccccgcggCCCGCTCTGGCCGGCCTCACCTGGCCGGAACTGCTTCACCAACACCAGGCTCTGCTGGGAAGAGTTGAACATGAGAATGGCCACACTGCGGGGGGTGGACAGAGCTCAGCACGGAAGCAGCCCCCTCACCTCGTctccctggggcccctggccCCCATGCCCCGTTCCCAGCATGCCGggcccacctcctctccccagcaCCCTGGGAAAACTGGTCCCTTACCgggatggggagactgaggcccaggcaggGCCAGGGCTGGCCAGGCCCACTGCATTCCAACTGGCCGAATGGGGGCAAGAgggtggggttagggttagctaGGGGTGGCAGCAGCCGAGGCTGGGTGACTGACGGGACACGTGGCCCCCGCTGGCCAGCTGCCCACCAGCCACGCTCCTCGAGCCACACTGCCATCCAGTCCACACCCCTGATGCCCGGGGCGGGCGAGGGCACCCAGATGGCCTCTTCCAGGTCCACCGGGGCCTGAGCcgggagccagaggcaggggtggggctccAGGCCCCCAGGGGCCCAGCATCCCAGGGGGCAGCAGTCGGGGGCTTCCCAGGCAACCAGGCCAGGCTGGGCTCTCACCTGTCATGTGTCTTCATGAAGTCCCACGACTTCTGAGTGCCATTCTGAAAGAAATGGcacaggggtgagggtgggccACGGGGCTGCCAGCGAGGCTCCAAGCGCTCAGGGCGGCTGAGAAGGCCAGACGACCCGCGCACCAGCCCCCGCCCGGAGACCCACTGGAGGCCCACCGAGGGAGCCtcagcaggtgggggaggagcaggagcgGGCCGGCCGGGGAGGTCAGCGACAGTCTGGTGCtccggtgggggggtggggcgaggCAGAAAACCAGAGCAAATGGTGGAAAGGCACAGGCTGACCTCAAGTCGCTGCAAAGGGACGTATCCTGTCAGCAAGTGGAGGGTGGACTGTGGGGGCTGTGGGGGAGAGACAGGCAAAGGTGTCCTTACAGTCAGGACAGGGAGGGTCCCCAGGGCACAGAGATCAGGTGTTCACTGCTGAAGCTCCCTCGGGCCAGGGGACAGGGTgacaggaaggcaggaggggcTGGCCGGCCTCCTGAGAGGGCATCGGCACCACCCGAGGCAGGCGGGAGGCGGCCCTGCAGGATGGAGTGATGTAATGACAACGACGGTGACCGGCCGGGTGatagcccctcccccagcccggtGTCTGTCTCAGGCCGTCTCTCGCACATCCTGTGGTCCTGCTGTTTTGTCACTGGCCTCCACCGTCCTGCCCCCCAGGCCTGGGCAGCACACCCCCAAAGGGCTCCTGGGGCTCCAGGCAGCCATCAGTGAACGAAGGAGGTGGTGCAGGGCCTGCTGGGGGACGGTCAGGGGGTGCGAGGGGCCCAGACTCCTGCCAGCTGGACACCGCTAGACAAGGTGGGCTCCCATCCCAGGGGCCAGAGCCAACAACAGCATTCCACTTGGCCCTGCCTGCTCCCCAAGGGGCCTCTGCCAACGTAGctggccctggggccctggggccccGCCCCGAGGCGGCCTGTCACCAGCAGGCTTAGCCTAGCCACCCTCGGTCACTGGGCCGGCCCTAAGGCCCTGGAGAGCTGCAGGCCCCACTTTTGGGGCTCTATCCAGGCCCTGAAGACacgagagacacagaatgtgccGATGGGGCTACAGGAGAGGGaggacttcctggaagaggtgacagTGCACCAGGCCCCACTGAAGCGAGCgaagggtgttccaggcagaggcccCCACGCTGGTGCAAGAGGAGCGGGGAAAATTGGTTTCAGCTCGGCTGGAGGCAGAGGAGTCCCAGAGGAGTGGTGGGGCCTTTGTTTCCA
This window of the Prionailurus viverrinus isolate Anna chromosome B3, UM_Priviv_1.0, whole genome shotgun sequence genome carries:
- the NUDT14 gene encoding uridine diphosphate glucose pyrophosphatase NUDT14 codes for the protein MERIEGAAVGRCAASPYLRPLTLHYRQNGTQKSWDFMKTHDSVAILMFNSSQQSLVLVKQFRPAVYVGEVERLFPGSLAAVAQDGPRALQVELPGSAGVTYELCAGLVDQPGLSLEDVACAEAWEECGYRLAPSDLRRVATYKSGVGLTGSSQTMFYAEVTDSQRSGPGGGLAEEGELIQVVHLPLDGAQAFADDPDVPKTLGVLFGISWFLSCVAPGLGPR